The genome window AACAaaggaggagaagaaagaaggaaacaaTTTGGTGTAGCGTGATTCGTGAAGTATAAAGCTGATGAGGAGGACTGTTTGTGGGACCGCCGTTGAGGGGAGCACAGCGATATTCTCTTTctagaaaaaaattcaaaaaaaaatgaaaatttttgttCCTTTaccgctttttttttttttttttttttgtcagctagtgggtatacagacccaactagACCAAGGGAGTGCTATGACACAacccttagatttttttcgctgctggtaaggtttgaaccctcaccaacagcccaaggagggacttaagtccctTCCTGGTGGCCACTGGGCCAATCCCCAGTGGTTACCACTTTTCAATTGCAGTGTTATTGTGTTAATATAGCTCAACCTGCCTAAAATTGTACGGTGTAGCCGCAGAGGAAGTTTACCCCCACCACATCACCCGTTAAAAACAATTAaatttatatgtatataattacatatgtgatatttaatttaattagttacaaaattataataatgatattattagttataaatattatataatgtatattagtatttgtaatataattgatattgtCAAAtgctaataattatacatgtctactaatagaaattattaattagttgtatcaattttactaatacatttatactaaattcatAATTACACTTAACACAATAACACTTCTTTTCTCAAAAAACCACACAACAAtgatttagtgattgtatttgtatcaaaagtgaaaaattgactactttagttgtgTTTGTTTCATCATATTGGGCTGCAtttaaataacttttgtttgattcttTTTATGACATacaattgtgaaattacaatgaataatgatttggtgatgtgttggcATTTATGTATTTGATCCTTTGTTCAAATTTGACTACAATGAAATTGTATGACAAATTTTTATTCGCCCTGTGGGTGCGTCCATAGGGTAAGCGGGGCAAGGCggggacggggcgggggagGAGTCCCCCGTCTAACCCCCACCCCATTGCCATTCCTAATTTCTTTTGCTATATAGTGTAATAATGGAAACCTTGAAAACTTGAAAcacatttaccaaaaaaaaatgaaatacattTAACAGGGCTCCGAAAAATGACTAACTCCACTTTGCACCTTCAAATTTGTACCGGTTTAACAATGTTCCAAACTTATACTCAGGAGATAAATCAAACttgacttttgatttttctgcATATGAATGGTTTAAATGAAATAAGATTACGTTTCAAAGAGTTTGGTAGAGCATAAAAAGTTTTAAAACAGAATTAAACATCAATGGGTGGCCACCTATCAAAGTAGGTTTGTGTAGAATGGTATGGTATACATAGCAGATATGTCATTCAAAGTTCAGAGTCAAGAATTTCTTTTGCTATATATATAGTGAGATAATGGAAAGCCTTGAAATCTTGAAACACTTTTACCTAAAAAACAAATTACAAAACAATGAAACACATTTCACAAGGTTCTGGAAAAGAATTAACTCCGCTTTGCACCTTCGAACTTCTACCACCTTAATAAGGTTCCGAACTTACATTGAGTAGCTAAATCAATCttgacttttgatttttcggcatATAAATGGTTTGAATGAAATATGATTACATTTCTAAGAGTTAGGTAGAGCGTAAAAAGTTTTAAGAGAGAGTTCAATATAAATGGGTAGCCACCTATGAAAATTGGTTTGTATAGAGTGGTATACTCAGCAGATGTATCATTCAAAGTCGATTGTCGAGAATTTCATCTATTGTATTGTGGGATAATGGAAAGCCTTAAAAACTTGAATCAAAAttacctgaaaaaaaaaaaacaaggaaacaCATTTAATAAGGTTCTAGAAAAGGATTAACTTAACTTTGCATCACCAAACTTAtcccaatttttcattttgtaccctaaattttaattttgaacacTTTACACCCTAAGCTTTAATTTCACCTTTTAGTCTGGGGCCTTTCATGTTTGCAAATTGCATAAGAGCCACTCATTTTCTTGTTAGTTACGTGCAGTAATAGGCTTTTAGCATCCTCtcattaaaaaattaattttaaaaaatgtccAAGTATAAGTTTCAATTTTGTAGTTGAAATTGAAAATGTTCACACATGTTTAGCTATTTACATGCCATATAGGCTTCCAACCTCCTAACCCTAAAATTTAGGGGGTTTTGGGGGAAGGGGAGGGTTGGATGAAGAACAgagattgaaataataaatcTTTTGTAGCCTTCATTAAGACATTGATCGAACAAGAGAATGTCTGAAGAGAAATTAGAATGAAACAAATATCTTAATTGCACTAGAGAAGTGCAATTGAATATAGTTCTCAAGAATGTAATTTCCGTTGATTTCTATGTAGCTGGTTGTTGTAAAATTTGTCTGAAGAGACAATCGAATACCCCCAAAACTCGCCGAATTCCGAACAATTCACATATCTTTTGGGGTCGTATTACAAGTCCACGTATGTTTCTCCCCTATTTAGAGGaagaaataacaaaaaaaaaaaattcaaaagctgACTTTCCTGATAATATGTTTTTGCTCCGTCCAATCCACATATGTTTATATATGATTCAGCAGTAAAATCGAACAAAAGCTCAAAAGTTGACTTTCCCGTTTTATAAGGCATTGACTAACCATTTTGTGGCCAAACCATTATCCATCTTGACCATCTAAATGGTGCATTGCACTTTAGGCTTAATGCTCAATAAAACAGAAGTTCTTAACCATGTTAAGAAAAAATAGATGAAAAGGTCttttgtcaccttttattagtTGTGGTAGTTATATAGGAGAAGGATTACCATTTGTTAAACTGAGTAAAAGATTATTTTTCGTAAAACAAGTTGGATGTACATCATatgtaaaacaaaaattatgaaaaataaaGACTACCTTACAATTAAACTTGGTGTACAATTATCAGTTCAAGCAAATTTTAGGTGTAGATTTTATCTAAGTTTCAATACACATCTTTATTAGCAAATGCACATATCTTAGTTTAACACATTCACAAGCTTGCGTAATTGAAGAACACCAATAGTATAATTCACAAGCTTGCGTAATGCGAAACCACGTGTAATTGAAGAACACCAATAGTGTTTTTATGAAGATGGACATATTGACGAAACAAGAAGTGCACGAAGAAACGTCATACATTGATCACCGAGTACATATAAGTCCACAATAAAGATAAAAATCTATACTTGGTTttcttaattattatttttcttttattagttattttttCCCATCCTCCTAGATAGATTTCTTAGTAAGATGGTCGAGTGAACAAGTAGTACATAAGAAACATAGACCACCAAGTACGTATATATATGGTCTGTAATTGGCTTTCTTTATTATTGGTTTTTCCTTTATTGTTCAAACTTTCCCTCCTCCTGGGTATTGGATTACGGTAATATCGCCCCTTATAACCGTTTTATTCTGTGCCGGATTTTGCAGAACTGTCTGGAAAAATCCATATCCCCGAGCAAGCCTAAACGTTTGGGTGCCACCAACTATTGGAATTTCTCTCGCCGTACCACCAACTTGTAAGTTATATCCTGGTCCTTGGAATTCCAATGTGCTACCGTTGTATTGGAAGTTGGAGAAAAGGAGGGAAAATATGCCCTGTGAGCTTGATCCATCACGGGATGAAGCTATGTAGATGCCTTGGGCCCGACCAATAGTTGGAGAATTGTTGCTGATGCCCTGTGTCATTTTAGCATCATTAACAATAATGGTTCCAAAATTGGAGGGAGTTCTCGGCATACCAGGGGCGCCGGCAACTGCAACACTGGTGGTATTTGGTCCGCCCGTAAACACTTGAAGGTACACAGTAATATTTGTTTCCTTTCCACGGCAGCAACAGACAGGGCCAAGAAGATCAGCTTCTGAACAAACAAATATTGCTAGTAATAGCACAAGGGAAATTTGGATGGATGCTAAAGCTGAACCTTTTGCCATTTTGTATGTTGAAAGGCTAGCTGAaaaacaaagaaggaagaaacaaaTTAGTTAGATGGTGAAGATAATTTGTTCAATGACCATATTTATAGGATGGAGGAGGTAGCAGTTGCAAATGGTTATAGTAGAACAATTAAATCAATCTTGACTTTTGATTTTTCCACATATAAATGGTTTAAATGAAATAATATTACATTCCAAAGAGTTGGGTATAGCACAAAAAGTTTTAAAAGATAATTAAACATCAATGGGTGCCGACCTATCACAATAGGTTTGTGTAATGGTGTGGTGTACTCAGCAGATATATCATTCAAAGTTCAGAGCCAAGCATTTCTTTTGATATATAGTGGGATAATGGAAAACATGAAACACATTtccctaaaaaaaaatgaaacacatTCAGTAAGGTTCTGGAAAAGGATTAACTCCACTCGGCATTTTCAAACTTGTACCACTATAACGAGGTTCCGAACATATACTCAGTATATAAATTAATGttgacttttgatttttctgcATATAAATGGTTTAAATGAAATAGGATTGCATTGGAAAGAGTTAGGTAGAGCATAAAAAGTTTTAAAAGAGAATTAAACCTCAATGGGTGGCCACCTATCATAGTAGGTTAGTGTAGAATGGTATGGTATACACGGCAgataaatcatttaaaattcataGTTCAGAATTTCTTTTAGTGATGGTCATCTAGGAGGGTGCCCACGGGCAAACGGGGCCGGGGGGGAggaagattttttttccccattaGAAAACGGGGTAGCCGGAGAGGAAGTTTACCCCCACCCCATCACCCGTTAAAAACAATTAaatttatatgtatataattacatatgtgatatttaatttaattagttacaaatttataataatgatattattagttataagtattatataatgtatattagtatttgtaatataattgatattgtCAAATgctaataattatacatatctactaatagaaattattaattagttgtatcaaatttactaatacatttatactaaattcatAATTACACTTAACACAATAACACTTCTTTTCTCAAAAAACCACACAACAATGAtttagtgattgcatttgtatcaaaagtgaaaacttgactactttagttgtgTTTGTTTCATCATATTGGGCTGCAtttaaataacttttgtttgattcttTTTATGACATacaattgtgaaattacaatgaataatgatttggtgatgtgttggcATTTATGTATTTGATCCTTTGTTCAAATTTGACTACAATGAAATTGTATGACAAATTTTTATTCGCCCTGTGGGTGCGTCCATAGGGTAAGCGGGGCAAGGCggggacggggcgggggagGAGTCCCCCGTCTAACCCCCACCCCATTGCCATTCCTAATTTCTTTTGCTATATAGTGTAATAATGGAAACCTTGAAAACTTGAAAcacatttaccaaaaaaaaatgaaatacattTAACAGGGCTCCGAAAAATGACTAACTCCACTTTGCACCTTCAAATTTGTACCGGTTTAACAATGTTCCAAACTTATACTCAGGAGATAAATCAAACttgacttttgatttttctgcATATGAATGGTTTAAATGAAATAAGATTACGTTTCAAAGAGTTTGGTAGAGCATAAAAAGTTTTAAAACAGAATTAAACATCAATGGGTGGCCACCTATCAAAGTAGGTTTGTGTAGAATGGTGTGGTATACATAGCAGATATGTCATTCAAAGTTCAGAGTCAAGAATTTCTTTTGCTATATATATAGTGAGATAATGGAAAGCCTTGAAATCTTGAAACACTTTTACCTAAAAAACAAATTACAAAACAATGAAACACATTTCACAAGGTTCTGGAAAAGAATTAACTCCGCTTTGCACCTTCGAACTTCTACCACCTTAATAAGGTTCCGAACTTACATTGAGTAGCTAAATCAATCttgacttttgatttttcggcatATAAATGGTTTGAATGAAATATGATTACATTTCTAAGAGTTAGGTAGAGCGTAAAAAGTTTTAAGAGAGAGTTCAATATAAATGGGTAGCCACCTATGAAAATTGGTTTGTATATAGTGGTATACTCAGCAGATGTATCATTCAAAGTCGATTGTCGAGAATTTCATCTATTGTATTGTGGGATAATGGAAAGCCTTAAAAACTTGAATCAAAATtacctgaaaaaaaaacaaggaaacaCATTTAATAAGGTTCTAGAAAAGGATTAACTTAACGGGATGAAGCTTGATCCATGAAAAGGAAGATTTTCATAGGGTAAGCGGGGCAAGGCggggacggggcgggggagGAGTCCCCCGTCTAACCCCCACCCCATTGTCATTCCTAATTTCTTTTGCTATATAGTGTAATAATGGAAACCTTGAAAACTTGAAAcacatttaccaaaaaaaaatgaaatacattTAACTGGGCTCCGAAAAATGACTAACTCCACTTTGCACCTTCAAATTTGTACCGGTTTAACAATGTTCCAAACTTATACTCAGGAGATAAATCAATCTTGACT of Coffea arabica cultivar ET-39 chromosome 5c, Coffea Arabica ET-39 HiFi, whole genome shotgun sequence contains these proteins:
- the LOC113689389 gene encoding dirigent protein 2-like, with amino-acid sequence MAKGSALASIQISLVLLLAIFVCSEADLLGPVCCCRGKETNITVYLQVFTGGPNTTSVAVAGAPGMPRTPSNFGTIIVNDAKMTQGISNNSPTIGRAQGIYIASSRDGSSSQGIFSLLFSNFQYNGSTLEFQGPGYNLQVGGTAREIPIVGGTQTFRLARGYGFFQTVLQNPAQNKTVIRGDITVIQYPGGGKV